From the Aspergillus puulaauensis MK2 DNA, chromosome 1, nearly complete sequence genome, the window TTGACATACAATTCTTTGGCTTTGTCCACCGCTGAGTGCAACACCTCGACTGCCAATGACAGCCTGATCCGCCTGCGGCCATTGTGCAAGATCCTGTTCCAAAGCACAAGCTCTGATGACGGTCGTGTACCAGAGTAGGTCGAACTCAGACATGGCCGTGATACTGTCGCGAATAGTGCCATTCATGTGCCAAGGAGTCTGATCGCAGTATGCGATACTGTCTGAGGACATCTTCACCTTGCCTTCCAGACACGGAACCTCCCCAAGCAGACCCTTCAACAATATCGACTTACCAGAGCCTGAGGGTCCGACAATCATTGAGAAACTCCGCCCAGGTAGAGTCATTCCGATGCCCTCAAGGATTGGCTCAGCTTTAGGATCGAACCCGAAGCTTGCGCTCTCAACCATGATCATGTCCATGAGGGGGAGGGCGAATTTCATCTGACTGGGCGGTGTGTTCTTGTCTTCGGTGAGTGTGAGGGTACTGGATGTATTTGAGGTATCGCGCTTTTCACGCAAAGTCAAACTTGTTACCGAGCTCCAGCGCGGTGGCTCGGAGTCGGCTTGATGAGTTTCCTTGTTAAGGAACTCCTGGATCCGCGCGAAAGACCCAATAGACCCAAGGAACCCCATGAGTGCCATCACCAGAGACAAGAATGGATCGGCCAGGAGTGCGAATAGCGACAGCGATGTGTATACCATGTTAATATCAAGCGAAGCGCCGTCTCCTGATTTTTCGGATATGGCAACAAATGCTGCGAAGGACACAATGGGAGCGAAAATTCGCGTGAGCCATGCTGATCACCAAATGTTAGCAAGTATGCCCGAGAGTCAGCGTACAGAGATCGGAATGGTTACCAAATGCCATGTTCCAGACCAGCAGCTTTCTAAAACCTTTTGAGATGTCCAATTCTTCCAACCGCAACTTCTGAATCGAAGCCATGAGGGTTGGTTTCAGTCCTAATAACTTGACCCCCTTGATCGATGCAAGCATGGCACCAGTTGAGGAAATACGTTTCTCAATAGCTTCAAGCCATTTTGCTTGCTTGGCCATTACACCGGACATGGCAACCATGGAACCCAAGAGGGCGACTAATGACGACAATGTTAGCGCGGCTGCTCAACGCTACTCACATCAAGCTGGACGGGAACTCACAGATGGCGACCCCAATGGGAACAGCACACGCGATGCCCAGTTGCCTCTCTAGAAGGACAATAGCAAGCGCGATCTCAGTAGCATTCGCCCAGATCTCGTGCATCGTCTGCCACCCCTGGACGATTCTTTCAATGTCTGCCGTCATTAGAGTTAAGGAAGCTGCCGGATCGGCATCCTGGATCGACAGCACGCTTGCTTTCTTGTAGATCAGAGAAACCAACGCACCGCGGACCATAGTGATCGCGCGGTACGTTagatgctgttgttggctcATCATGATCTTGACGTCGAGTGTTAGTTTCTTATTTGAGGGCCGGGGACCTGCAGGACCAACATACCGCCATTCCAACGTAAACCAGCACATACGCGCCGATTAGTCCATATCCAATCTGGGTTGATTCAATGGTCACCTCCTCCGAAGACAGCTCCATAGCTttatggagaagaaggggctGGCAGAATGTCAATCCGATCATACACAGCCTAGGAGGAATAACTGCCAGGATTGACCATTTGAAAGTTTTGAAGACTACGCCGATCAACGAAGATTTCCCGGTTTGATTTTCTGGATGAAAGGTTAGCGTTGTACACAAAGTCTCCCTGTCCGGATCACCAACCTTTGCTCCATCGGAAATCCAACAAGTCACGCAAACGAGGAGATTCTAATCTTTTGTCTAGGGTATACAAATCTTCGACCTGCAGTGTCTTGCGGAAACCCGTGAGGAACAGAGGGTTTAACCACCAGAAAAATGCCCTGCTGGCAAGCCCCGCGCGGGCTTCTGCTGGATAGTGCTTATATTGGTCTTTGAGgatggccttcttctgccATGACTCCAAcaggacaagaaggagcttgaTCCCGATTGCGAAGCTGGCGACGACTGCCATCAGCTTGTCAACGTCCCCCCCTTCGCGCAGCCAGAGAGTTCTTATCCGCGCAGCGTCAAAGGGAAGAGTGATCAGCAAATAGAGCTCCAACAGGAATGCTGGACGCACACTGCGAGAGTGCTCTATGTATGACAGGACACAGAGAATTATGGATCCACATCCCATAATCAGGTTTGAGGCAAAGGAGAGCCTGGTTCTTCGAGCATCTGGTAAAGCCCACAGAACCGCTTGCAGGAATTGCAACGCGC encodes:
- a CDS encoding uncharacterized protein (COG:Q;~EggNog:ENOG410PKKR;~InterPro:IPR017871,IPR027417,IPR003593,IPR011527, IPR003439,IPR036640;~PFAM:PF00005;~SMCOG1288:ABC transporter related protein;~TransMembrane:13 (o35-57i69-90o102-121i133-150o162-180i271-293o313-330i337-354o409-431i507-525o545-571i911-941o961-983i);~antiSMASH:Cluster_1.3;~go_component: GO:0016021 - integral component of membrane [Evidence IEA];~go_function: GO:0005524 - ATP binding [Evidence IEA];~go_function: GO:0016887 - ATPase activity [Evidence IEA];~go_function: GO:0042626 - ATPase-coupled transmembrane transporter activity [Evidence IEA];~go_process: GO:0055085 - transmembrane transport [Evidence IEA]); the encoded protein is MAEHATYCTGVDDSWKVHASTCRGGFDFTLLFEEVVLGILPIVLAIVISPFRIYGLLRTTSKIEPSKRPIYKAAAWILWSALQFLQAVLWALPDARRTRLSFASNLIMGCGSIILCVLSYIEHSRSVRPAFLLELYLLITLPFDAARIRTLWLREGGDVDKLMAVVASFAIGIKLLLVLLESWQKKAILKDQYKHYPAEARAGLASRAFFWWLNPLFLTGFRKTLQVEDLYTLDKRLESPRLRDLLDFRWSKENQTGKSSLIGVVFKTFKWSILAVIPPRLCMIGLTFCQPLLLHKAMELSSEEVTIESTQIGYGLIGAYVLVYVGMAIMMSQQQHLTYRAITMVRGALVSLIYKKASVLSIQDADPAASLTLMTADIERIVQGWQTMHEIWANATEIALAIVLLERQLGIACAVPIGVAIFALLGSMVAMSGVMAKQAKWLEAIEKRISSTGAMLASIKGVKLLGLKPTLMASIQKLRLEELDISKGFRKLLVWNMAFGNHSDLSWLTRIFAPIVSFAAFVAISEKSGDGASLDINMVYTSLSLFALLADPFLSLVMALMGFLGSIGSFARIQEFLNKETHQADSEPPRWSSVTSLTLREKRDTSNTSSTLTLTEDKNTPPSQMKFALPLMDMIMVESASFGFDPKAEPILEGIGMTLPGRSFSMIVGPSGSGKSILLKGLLGEVPCLEGKVKMSSDSIAYCDQTPWHMNGTIRDSITAMSEFDLLWYTTVIRACALEQDLAQWPQADQAVIGSRGVALSGGQSQRIALARAIYARKRLLILDDVFSGLDAATENHIFCSLLGVNGLLREAGTTVVLASSSVKRIPYADHIVVLNEERRLTESGSFGDLAEQSGYISSFSLPSPNWDSTVEAEYVPKSKPSRTSVQPVKKEDWSEENVHKHRGSLGTYVFYIRAVGWIPTLIFLVTIAGFVFCISFPSIWLKWWAAADAAEPGEHTQHYVGIYFVLGGLAMICLLVSCWDVIVSSVPRSGERFHGALLDTVLRCVVPLLKRKTHR